One Fusarium poae strain DAOMC 252244 chromosome 4, whole genome shotgun sequence DNA window includes the following coding sequences:
- a CDS encoding hypothetical protein (TransMembrane:3 (o33-51i63-84o90-113i)~BUSCO:20228at5125), with product MGATQYYRSQIGEESVIDYSHTDPPFKLLAKDIYYFFIYVWALPWVVWPIYPCKSKEFDELYLSSQNIFCIVVHVILIILQLGFVLALPFAVILPVWMAAAGIAGFMTLNWLFCKLLNGKKETYKSDEKYAKELPEHAHEQWVFLNGVAVGEHWMQSNLNRLALTFGRPVLGIHNRTSGIIFDVVECLIQRNFGYATGDVRICFRLLKDILYDESKSKVIFILHSQGGIEGGLVLDWLLQELPQDLMSKLEVYTFGNAANHFNNPHRHRSSQTLSRLNPLSAMSTFLTESSFDSPSNSPVETKLDSNTKARNPVRKESSSVSTRSISAAKDRCIKHVEHYANGTDFVAIWGILHFATNRMESRELPRFQGRLFARADGRHGGHQMNQHYLNAMFPLKQNTETGEYTGADEDNEFMEEEFKVGEEGSASANAREAFEISWAGTQGFGTGDASTLIEVHGIPDKLKKATENHGIRVKDVSRLWSYRNGQSPVELPPMLVVENGVARTATL from the exons ATGGGTGCAACTCAATACTATCGCTCCCAGATAGGCGAAGAGTCTGTGATCGATTACTCTCATACAGACCCTCCCTTCAAACTTCTCGCCAAAGACATATACTACTTCTTCATCTACGTATGGGCTCTTCCTTGGGTGGTATGGCCTATATATCCTTGCAAGTCCAAGGAATTTGATGAGCTGTACCTTTCGTCCCAAAACATATTTTGCATCGTCGTGCACGTTATTCTCATTATCCTGCAACTTGGCTTCGTTCTTGCTTTACCCTTCGCTGTCATATTGCCAGTATGGATGGCTGCAGCGGGTATTGCTGGCTTCATGACATTGAACTGGCTGTTCTGCAAGCTGCTCAACGGGAAGAAAGAAACCTACAAGTCGGATGAGAAATATGCCAAGGAACTGCCTGAGCACGCTCATGAGCAGTGGGTTTTCTTGAATGGCGTTGCTGTCGG AGAACATTGGATGCAGTCAAATCTAAATAGATTGGCATTGACTTTTGGACGACCTGTCCTTGGTATCCACAACCGAACATCTGGAATAATATTCGATGTCGTGGAATGTCTCATCCAGAGAAACTTTGGTTACGCAACTGGAGATGTCAGGATTTGCTTTAGACTCCTCAAAGACATTCTGTACGACGAGAGCAAGTCCAAAGTGATCTTCATCCTACACTCCCAAGGAGGAATCGAGGGCGGACTTGTTCTCGACTGGCTACTCCAAGAATTGCCACAGGATCTCATGTCCAAACTAGAGGTATACACTTTTGGCAATGCAGCCAATCACTTCAACAACCCTCACCGTCACAGATCTTCGCAGACCCTATCTCGCCTCAACCCCCTTTCTGCCATGAGCACATTCTTGACCGAGTCCAGCTTCGATTCTCCTTCCAACAGCCCTGTGGAAACAAAGCTTGACTCAAACACCAAGGCCCGCAATCCTGTCAGGAAGGAATCTTCTAGTGTATCGACGCGATCTATCTCTGCAGCAAAGGACAGGTGCATCAAGCACGTTGAGCACTATGCAAATGGTACAGATTTTGTTGCCATTTGGGGCATCCTCCACTTCGCCACAAACAGAATGGAATCGAGGGAGCTCCCACGCTTCCAGGGAAGATTATTTGCGCGAGCGGATGGTCGTCATGGAGGACATCAGATGAATCAGCACTATTTAAACGCCATGTTCCCACTCAAACAAAACACAGAAACTGGGGAGTATACTGGTGCCGATGAAGACAACGAGTTTATGGAAGAGGAATTTAAAGTTGGCGAGGAAGGCAGCGCTTCAGCCAATGCCAGAGAGGCATTCGAGATATCATGGGCTGGAACACAGGGATTCGGGACTGGCGACGCCTCAACCCTTATAGAAGTCCATGGAATCCCTGATAAACTCAAGAAAGCGACCGAGAACCATGGGATCAGAGTGAAGGACGTAAGTCGTCTATGGAGTTACAGAAATGGTCAAAGTCCTGTGGAATTGCCCCCTATGCTGGTTGTCGAAAACGGCGTCGCTAGGACTGCTACTTTGTAG